From a region of the Nitrospira sp. genome:
- the lhgO gene encoding L-2-hydroxyglutarate oxidase, with translation MQTCDFLVIGGGVIGLSVARELRRRRPDTRVLLIEKEPACGAHASGRNSGVLHAGFYYSPDSLKARFTRLGNERLTAYCDEKRIALNKCGKLVVAKDAADLPSLDELLRRGQANGIELQAITEAEAKSIEPRVKTYQRALFSPRTSTVNPLQVIEAMQQDAIREGIQVQCGRAYRGRDDKRVRTDHNTIEAGYVVNAAGLYADKIAMDYGFSQKYRILPFKGLYLYSDEPPGAIRTNIYPVPDLRNPFLGVHFTITADGKAKIGPTAIPALWRENYEGFGNFNLGELIEVASRGLGLMTGAGFDYRRLAIEEIAKYSMSKMVSLASVLAEGVEERNYRKWGRPGIRAQLLDITKKKLEMDFVLEGDDRSMHVLNAVSPAFTCSLPFASYVCDHIDRAVS, from the coding sequence ATGCAAACCTGTGATTTTCTCGTCATCGGTGGCGGAGTCATCGGCCTCAGCGTCGCCCGTGAACTCCGCAGACGCCGTCCTGACACCCGTGTGTTATTGATTGAAAAGGAGCCGGCGTGCGGTGCCCACGCCAGTGGGCGCAATAGCGGCGTACTTCACGCAGGCTTTTATTATTCCCCCGACAGCCTTAAAGCGAGGTTTACGCGTCTTGGAAACGAGCGGCTGACCGCCTACTGTGACGAGAAACGAATTGCGCTCAATAAGTGCGGGAAGCTCGTCGTCGCGAAGGATGCAGCCGACTTGCCTTCTCTCGACGAATTGCTCCGCCGCGGCCAAGCCAATGGGATTGAACTGCAAGCCATCACAGAAGCAGAGGCCAAGTCTATTGAACCTCGCGTCAAGACATACCAAAGAGCTCTGTTCTCACCCCGCACCTCGACGGTCAACCCGCTCCAGGTCATCGAAGCGATGCAGCAGGATGCGATCCGTGAAGGCATTCAGGTTCAGTGCGGCAGAGCCTATCGAGGGCGAGACGACAAACGAGTTCGTACCGACCATAACACCATTGAAGCCGGGTACGTCGTGAACGCCGCAGGTCTCTACGCTGATAAGATTGCCATGGACTATGGCTTCTCACAGAAGTATCGGATTCTGCCTTTCAAGGGACTTTATCTGTACTCTGACGAGCCGCCTGGCGCCATTCGCACCAATATTTACCCTGTTCCGGATCTCAGAAACCCGTTCCTGGGTGTCCACTTCACCATCACAGCCGACGGAAAGGCCAAAATTGGCCCAACGGCGATTCCGGCGCTGTGGCGCGAAAACTACGAAGGGTTCGGGAATTTCAACCTGGGTGAGCTGATCGAGGTTGCGAGCCGAGGGCTCGGTCTGATGACGGGAGCGGGATTTGACTACCGACGATTGGCGATTGAAGAAATCGCCAAATACTCGATGAGCAAAATGGTATCGCTTGCCTCGGTACTTGCGGAAGGAGTGGAGGAGCGGAACTATCGCAAATGGGGTCGTCCGGGAATCAGGGCCCAACTGCTCGACATCACCAAGAAAAAGCTTGAAATGGATTTCGTCTTGGAGGGAGACGACCGATCCATGCACGTGCTCAATGCCGTCTCTCCGGCCTTTACCTGTTCACTCCCCTTTGCAAGCTATGTCTGCGATCACATCGACCGGGCGGTCAGCTGA
- the bioA gene encoding adenosylmethionine--8-amino-7-oxononanoate transaminase, whose translation MARKPSTRQLVEWDHRYVWHPFTQMQEWEQEAPLIIERGKGSYLIDTEGKTYLDGTSSIWVNLHGHRHPVLDRALKQQLDNIAHSTFLGLSNPPAIELARELIRIAPKGLTRVFYSDNGSTAVEVALKMAVQYWQQGHPDAGPKNTFLHLKLAYHGDTIGAVSVGNIEVFHSRFKPLLFSTLEAEPPYCYRCPLNLTYPSCRLACVDPIERILKTRHRELAGFIIEPLMQAAAGMIPQPPGYLKRIRELCTKYDVLLIADEVATGFGRTGKMFACEHEEVTPDLMAISKGLTGGYMPLAATLTTDTIYRAFFGTYAEFKSFFHGHSFTGNPLGCSVALANLQVFRQEKTLLKLSPKIKALALWMKRLAETSHVGDIRQQGFMVGIELVRDKKTKEPYPLDAKVGHRVASIARSKGLITRPIGNVLVLMPPLSTTSEDLKKMVEILQESIDTLLSDGASL comes from the coding sequence ATGGCACGAAAACCCTCAACCCGGCAACTCGTCGAATGGGACCATCGATACGTCTGGCATCCGTTCACGCAAATGCAGGAATGGGAACAGGAAGCACCCCTCATCATCGAGCGCGGCAAGGGGTCCTATCTCATCGATACAGAGGGCAAGACATACCTCGATGGTACGTCGTCCATCTGGGTGAATCTGCACGGGCATCGACATCCGGTCCTTGACCGTGCCCTCAAGCAGCAACTCGACAACATCGCCCACTCGACGTTCCTCGGCCTCTCCAATCCCCCGGCCATCGAGCTGGCCCGCGAGTTGATCCGGATCGCGCCGAAAGGACTTACCCGCGTCTTCTATTCCGACAACGGTTCTACGGCGGTCGAGGTCGCGCTCAAGATGGCCGTTCAATACTGGCAGCAGGGACACCCTGATGCCGGCCCAAAGAACACCTTTCTTCATCTGAAACTGGCGTATCACGGAGATACGATCGGCGCCGTGAGCGTCGGGAACATCGAGGTCTTCCATTCGCGGTTCAAACCGTTGCTCTTTTCGACCTTAGAGGCGGAACCGCCCTATTGCTACCGTTGTCCCTTGAACCTCACCTATCCGTCGTGCCGCTTGGCCTGCGTTGACCCGATCGAGAGAATCCTCAAGACCCGCCACCGCGAGTTGGCCGGCTTCATCATCGAACCATTGATGCAAGCGGCGGCCGGCATGATTCCTCAGCCGCCCGGCTACCTGAAACGCATCCGCGAGCTCTGCACCAAATACGATGTCTTGTTGATTGCCGACGAGGTCGCGACGGGGTTCGGTCGCACCGGCAAGATGTTCGCGTGCGAGCACGAGGAAGTCACCCCGGATCTGATGGCGATCAGCAAGGGGCTTACCGGCGGATACATGCCGCTCGCCGCGACATTAACGACGGATACAATCTACCGAGCCTTTTTCGGAACCTACGCTGAGTTCAAGAGTTTCTTTCATGGACATAGTTTTACCGGCAATCCGCTGGGCTGTTCCGTGGCCCTCGCAAATCTCCAAGTCTTTCGCCAGGAAAAGACGCTCCTCAAATTGTCGCCCAAGATCAAAGCACTGGCGCTCTGGATGAAGCGACTGGCCGAGACGTCTCATGTCGGCGACATCCGTCAGCAAGGGTTCATGGTGGGAATCGAATTGGTCCGAGATAAGAAGACCAAAGAGCCGTATCCGTTGGATGCCAAAGTCGGTCACCGTGTCGCATCGATCGCCCGCTCGAAAGGACTCATCACCCGACCCATCGGAAACGTGCTCGTGCTCATGCCGCCACTATCAACGACCTCCGAGGATTTGAAGAAAATGGTAGAAATTCTGCAAGAATCCATAGACACTCTGCTCAGCGATGGAGCATCACTGTGA
- the lepA gene encoding elongation factor 4: MQSLIRNFSIIAHIDHGKSTLADRFLEATGAVTAREAKDQILDAMDLERERGITIKAHAVAIRYKAEDGMTYALHLIDTPGHVDFTYEVSRSLAACEGALLLVDATQGVQAQTIANVNLAMANNLAIIPVINKIDLASADVEGTKHSISEVLQLEAADALPISAKEGKGVPAVLEAIIARVPPPSGDPQAPFKALIFDSWFDNYQGVIVLIRLVDGSIRPGMKIKVMSNDRTFEVMEVGQFTPKRTKKSELMTGEVGYLCANMREVADVKIGDTLTDAVTPTAAPFPGYKEVKPLVFCGLYSTDTAKYEDLRDALVKLRLNDSSFVYEPETSLALGFGFRCGFLGLLHMEIIQERLEREYGLTLITTAPTVVYHVTTTKGDKLEIDNPSELPPPNNITTFEEPFILATVITPERYMGAILQLCQERRGIQRDIHFLDPTRVVISYELPLNEVILDFYDKLKSRTQGYASLDYELIGYRESELVKLDILLNGEAVDALSFITHKERSYQRGRQLAEKMKELIPRQMFEIAIQAAIGNKIVARETIGAMKKNVTAKCYGGDITRKRKLLEKQKEGKKRMKAVGSVEVPQEAFLAILRVGDE; this comes from the coding sequence TTGCAAAGCCTTATACGCAATTTTTCAATTATCGCTCATATCGATCACGGCAAATCAACCCTCGCTGACCGGTTCCTAGAAGCTACTGGCGCAGTCACTGCTCGAGAGGCGAAAGACCAGATCCTCGATGCCATGGACCTCGAGCGGGAACGTGGCATTACGATCAAGGCCCACGCAGTGGCGATCCGGTACAAGGCCGAGGATGGGATGACGTATGCCTTGCATTTGATCGATACGCCGGGGCATGTCGACTTTACCTATGAAGTCTCCCGGAGCTTAGCGGCTTGCGAAGGTGCGCTGTTGCTGGTGGATGCCACTCAAGGTGTGCAGGCACAGACGATCGCCAATGTGAATTTGGCGATGGCCAACAACCTCGCCATTATTCCGGTCATCAACAAAATCGATTTGGCAAGCGCGGACGTCGAGGGGACGAAGCATTCCATCTCGGAGGTGTTGCAACTCGAAGCTGCCGATGCCCTTCCCATCAGTGCAAAGGAAGGGAAGGGTGTACCGGCCGTTTTGGAGGCGATCATTGCGCGCGTTCCTCCTCCCTCCGGTGATCCGCAGGCCCCCTTCAAAGCGCTCATCTTCGACTCCTGGTTCGACAATTACCAGGGTGTGATCGTCTTGATTAGACTCGTGGACGGGTCGATCCGGCCGGGAATGAAGATCAAGGTGATGTCGAATGACCGGACGTTTGAGGTGATGGAAGTCGGCCAGTTTACTCCCAAACGCACGAAAAAGTCCGAGCTGATGACGGGCGAGGTCGGATACTTGTGTGCCAACATGAGAGAAGTGGCCGATGTCAAAATCGGCGATACGTTGACGGATGCCGTCACTCCCACCGCCGCTCCGTTTCCCGGTTACAAAGAAGTCAAGCCGTTGGTGTTTTGCGGCCTCTACTCAACGGACACCGCAAAGTACGAGGATTTGCGTGATGCGCTCGTTAAACTGCGATTGAACGACTCCTCGTTCGTCTACGAGCCTGAAACCTCGCTGGCGCTCGGCTTCGGGTTTCGCTGCGGGTTCCTAGGCTTGCTGCACATGGAAATCATCCAGGAGCGATTGGAGCGGGAGTACGGCCTGACGCTCATTACCACGGCTCCTACCGTGGTCTATCATGTGACCACGACAAAGGGCGATAAGCTGGAGATTGACAATCCATCTGAATTGCCCCCTCCAAACAACATCACTACATTTGAAGAGCCGTTCATTCTGGCGACGGTGATCACGCCCGAACGGTATATGGGCGCAATTCTCCAACTGTGCCAAGAGCGACGTGGCATTCAGCGGGACATCCACTTTCTCGATCCGACGCGGGTCGTAATCAGCTACGAGCTGCCGCTCAATGAAGTGATTCTCGACTTCTACGATAAGCTCAAGTCGCGCACGCAGGGCTATGCCTCGCTCGACTATGAACTGATCGGGTATCGCGAGTCCGAACTCGTCAAGCTCGATATCTTGTTGAATGGCGAGGCTGTCGATGCTCTGTCCTTCATCACGCACAAGGAGCGCTCGTATCAGCGAGGGCGTCAACTTGCGGAAAAGATGAAGGAGCTGATCCCGCGTCAGATGTTTGAAATCGCAATACAAGCGGCGATCGGCAACAAGATTGTTGCGCGCGAAACGATTGGGGCGATGAAAAAGAACGTGACGGCGAAGTGCTACGGCGGCGACATTACGCGCAAGCGAAAGTTGCTCGAAAAGCAGAAGGAAGGGAAGAAGCGTATGAAAGCGGTCGGCAGTGTCGAGGTTCCGCAGGAAGCCTTCTTGGCCATCTTGAGAGTCGGAGACGAATGA
- the lepB gene encoding signal peptidase I, with product MSLEQNQRNAEKLPGSPRAGEQASLSGTKLEDNASRAERKSIVREYAEAIVVAMLLAFAIRVFVVQAFKIPSGSMIPTLLIGDHILVSKLSYGLQWPTDCKLQWNFPPVNCYTSQTVITFGKPQRGDIVVFRFPEDEEKDFIKRIVGLPGDTVQLRNKVVLVNGQPLDDKAFTQRIDPGIIDSTINPRDNFGPVSVPEGSYFVMGDNRDQSLDSRFWGYVREEKIRGKAFRIYWSWNGQGNWTEWVRWERFAKAIQ from the coding sequence ATGAGCCTCGAACAGAATCAGAGGAATGCTGAGAAGTTGCCCGGTTCTCCGCGTGCCGGAGAGCAGGCCTCGCTTTCCGGAACCAAGCTCGAGGACAACGCGAGCCGAGCGGAGCGTAAGTCCATCGTCCGCGAGTATGCGGAAGCCATCGTCGTGGCCATGCTGCTGGCATTCGCGATCCGCGTGTTCGTGGTACAGGCATTCAAGATTCCCTCGGGATCGATGATTCCGACCTTGCTGATCGGCGATCACATCTTAGTGAGCAAGCTCTCGTATGGGCTTCAGTGGCCGACGGACTGCAAGCTGCAATGGAATTTTCCTCCGGTCAATTGTTATACCTCTCAGACGGTCATCACGTTCGGCAAGCCGCAACGCGGGGATATCGTCGTATTCCGTTTCCCCGAAGACGAAGAAAAAGATTTCATCAAACGCATCGTGGGGCTGCCGGGCGATACCGTGCAGCTTCGGAACAAAGTCGTGCTCGTCAATGGCCAGCCGCTCGACGACAAGGCCTTTACACAACGAATCGACCCCGGCATCATCGACAGCACCATCAACCCCCGTGATAATTTTGGGCCGGTCTCGGTCCCCGAAGGATCCTATTTCGTGATGGGCGACAATCGCGACCAAAGTCTGGACAGTCGGTTCTGGGGATATGTGCGTGAAGAAAAGATTCGAGGGAAGGCGTTCCGTATCTATTGGTCCTGGAACGGTCAGGGAAATTGGACGGAGTGGGTCCGGTGGGAACGATTCGCCAAGGCCATTCAGTGA
- the rfaE1 gene encoding D-glycero-beta-D-manno-heptose-7-phosphate kinase produces MGTIRQGHSVKKSSGTSFPREESNGKEGSSPKALRQYLQRFPQASVLVVGDLILDHYVMGRVSRISPEAPVPVVHVDSESLRLGGAANVYSNILALGGKAHLCGVIGADESGKSLLKELRHTRGGLGGVVIDRERPTTRKSRVIAHNQQIVRYDIEGRTELKATLRRKIIRHVESKLRELSCIVVSDYAKGVISSALMSDLTRLASLRRVPVIVDPKVEHFNYYKGVTVITPNHLEATQASGMHGDDNQTINEAGAMIRQRLGCQSVLITRGEKGMSLYEGDGASWHLPTKARQVYDVTGAGDTVIGTLAMALSAGASIKTGAIMANYAAGIVVGMVGTATISPKQLSEAFGDE; encoded by the coding sequence GTGGGAACGATTCGCCAAGGCCATTCAGTGAAGAAGAGCAGCGGCACCTCTTTCCCAAGGGAAGAATCCAACGGGAAGGAAGGTTCGTCGCCCAAAGCGCTCCGACAGTATCTTCAACGATTTCCACAAGCATCGGTGCTCGTCGTCGGCGATCTCATCCTCGATCACTATGTGATGGGGCGGGTGAGCCGGATCTCTCCGGAAGCGCCGGTCCCGGTCGTCCATGTCGATTCAGAATCCCTCCGGCTGGGCGGGGCGGCCAACGTCTACAGCAATATTCTGGCTTTGGGTGGAAAGGCGCATCTCTGCGGCGTGATCGGGGCGGATGAAAGCGGGAAATCATTGCTCAAAGAGCTCCGACACACACGGGGGGGACTTGGTGGCGTTGTGATCGATCGTGAACGTCCCACCACCAGGAAAAGTCGTGTGATTGCGCATAACCAGCAGATCGTGCGGTATGACATTGAGGGTCGAACCGAGTTGAAAGCGACCCTTCGCCGAAAGATAATCCGGCATGTGGAATCGAAACTTCGAGAGTTGTCCTGTATCGTCGTGTCCGACTATGCCAAAGGAGTCATCTCCTCGGCCTTGATGTCCGATCTCACCCGTCTCGCGTCATTGCGCAGAGTTCCCGTCATCGTTGATCCGAAGGTCGAGCATTTTAACTACTATAAAGGAGTCACCGTCATTACTCCCAACCACCTCGAGGCGACTCAGGCGTCGGGAATGCACGGGGATGACAATCAAACGATCAACGAAGCGGGAGCGATGATTCGGCAGCGTCTCGGCTGTCAGTCGGTCCTGATTACGCGCGGCGAAAAAGGCATGAGTTTGTACGAAGGGGACGGGGCATCGTGGCATTTGCCCACCAAAGCCAGGCAGGTCTATGACGTCACCGGAGCGGGAGATACGGTCATCGGAACCCTGGCGATGGCGCTTTCGGCCGGAGCAAGCATCAAGACCGGAGCGATCATGGCGAACTACGCGGCCGGAATCGTCGTAGGAATGGTCGGGACCGCGACCATCTCACCAAAACAGTTGTCTGAGGCGTTTGGGGATGAATAG
- the kdsB gene encoding 3-deoxy-manno-octulosonate cytidylyltransferase, translating to MNRASRSVTVVIPARYGSSRFPGKPLVELNGKPMIQHVYERAVTCRAVSDVLVATDDERIKQAVERFGGRAILVTSECRTGTDRVAAVARIFAGDYFLNLQGDEIPLNSELLTDLIEPFIDSGAGVGTLKRVMDPTEDLLNPGVVKVVTDARGNALYFSRAPIPFVRDEAERRVIGGLHYIHLGLYIYAKETLLRLAALPTSRLEDAEKLEQLRALDYGIPIRVWETQHASLRVDRREDVPDVADRLQQFDALKRELKSQGVVSQRPG from the coding sequence ATGAATAGAGCGTCACGGTCGGTCACGGTGGTGATTCCAGCTCGGTACGGCTCGTCCCGGTTTCCAGGCAAGCCGCTCGTCGAGTTGAACGGCAAGCCGATGATTCAGCATGTCTATGAACGGGCGGTCACGTGCCGCGCTGTTTCGGATGTGTTGGTCGCAACCGACGACGAGCGTATCAAGCAAGCCGTTGAACGGTTTGGAGGGCGTGCGATCCTTGTCACCAGTGAATGTCGGACGGGGACGGACCGAGTTGCGGCCGTCGCGCGCATATTTGCCGGGGACTACTTCTTGAACTTACAGGGTGACGAGATCCCGTTGAACTCAGAACTGTTGACGGATTTGATCGAGCCGTTTATCGACAGCGGTGCCGGCGTGGGTACGTTAAAACGAGTGATGGACCCGACAGAGGATCTTCTCAACCCCGGTGTGGTCAAAGTGGTGACAGATGCCCGAGGGAATGCCCTGTATTTTTCGCGGGCTCCGATCCCGTTCGTTCGTGATGAAGCGGAGAGGCGGGTCATCGGAGGACTTCATTATATCCATCTGGGACTGTACATCTATGCGAAGGAAACATTGCTCCGACTGGCCGCCTTGCCGACGAGTCGTTTGGAGGACGCCGAAAAGCTTGAGCAACTTCGCGCGCTGGATTATGGCATTCCTATCCGGGTGTGGGAAACCCAACACGCATCACTGCGGGTGGATCGGCGGGAGGATGTGCCTGACGTTGCGGACCGGCTCCAGCAATTCGATGCGCTCAAGCGTGAGTTGAAGAGCCAAGGGGTGGTATCCCAGCGGCCGGGCTGA
- a CDS encoding CTP synthase: protein MNKFIFVTGGVVSSLGKGLASASIGNLLESRGLKITFLKLDPYINVDPGTMNPYQHGEVFVTDDGAETDLDLGHYERFTTLSLTKESNYTTGRIYHSVITKERRGDYLGGTVQVVPHVTDEIKQAIMRISKGIDVTIVEIGGTVGDIESLPFLEAIRQMPYDVGRDNVLYVHLTLVPYIGTAGELKTKPTQHSVNKLREIGIQPNILLCRTDRYIPPELKGKIAMFCNVDKDAVITAKDVDTIYEVPIVFRKEGLDELIVRQLHLETGQPNLREWDAMVQKIKRPKHEISIALVGKYVGLKECYKSLGEALVHGGIDHETKVNINWIESEDVERLGTERILREADGILIPGGFGTRGIEGKVTTIKYARERQVPFLGLCLGMQCAVIEFARNVAGLAGANSAEFDEQSPHPVIHLMPDQHAVSNKGGTMRLGSYVCKLGEGTLAQKMYGVSEVRERHRHRYEFNNAYREQLTAKGLVLSGVSPDGRLVEIIELKNHPWFLGTQFHPEYSSRPHRPHPLFSGFVGAAVRKKLGH, encoded by the coding sequence ATGAACAAGTTTATTTTCGTGACCGGAGGAGTGGTCTCATCACTTGGGAAGGGCCTGGCTTCCGCGTCCATCGGGAATCTTCTCGAAAGTCGAGGTTTGAAGATCACGTTTCTCAAGTTGGACCCGTACATCAATGTCGATCCGGGGACGATGAACCCCTATCAACACGGGGAAGTCTTTGTCACCGACGACGGAGCCGAGACCGATCTCGACCTCGGACATTACGAACGGTTCACGACCCTGTCGCTGACCAAGGAAAGCAATTACACAACCGGCAGGATTTATCACTCGGTCATCACCAAAGAGCGCCGCGGAGACTATCTCGGCGGAACCGTACAAGTCGTGCCGCATGTGACGGATGAGATCAAGCAGGCGATCATGCGCATTTCCAAAGGCATCGATGTTACGATCGTCGAGATCGGCGGCACGGTGGGCGACATCGAGAGCTTGCCGTTTCTCGAGGCCATCAGGCAGATGCCGTATGATGTCGGGCGCGATAACGTCTTGTACGTCCACCTGACCTTGGTGCCCTACATCGGCACGGCCGGTGAACTGAAGACTAAGCCGACGCAGCATTCCGTCAACAAGCTCCGTGAAATCGGTATTCAGCCCAACATTCTCTTATGCCGGACCGACCGGTACATTCCCCCGGAACTCAAGGGCAAGATCGCCATGTTTTGTAACGTGGACAAGGATGCCGTCATCACCGCCAAAGACGTCGATACGATCTATGAAGTGCCGATCGTCTTCCGAAAAGAGGGATTGGATGAACTGATCGTCCGTCAACTCCACTTGGAGACCGGCCAACCGAATCTTCGCGAGTGGGATGCGATGGTGCAGAAGATCAAGCGCCCGAAGCACGAGATTTCCATCGCACTGGTGGGAAAGTATGTAGGGCTGAAAGAGTGCTACAAAAGCCTGGGAGAAGCGCTGGTTCACGGCGGCATCGACCATGAAACCAAGGTCAATATCAATTGGATCGAGTCGGAGGATGTCGAACGGCTGGGTACGGAGCGTATCTTGCGGGAGGCGGACGGTATCCTGATTCCCGGGGGGTTCGGAACGAGAGGGATCGAGGGGAAAGTGACAACCATCAAGTATGCGCGGGAACGTCAGGTGCCGTTCCTGGGTCTGTGTCTGGGCATGCAGTGTGCCGTCATCGAATTCGCCCGCAATGTAGCCGGACTGGCCGGCGCCAACAGCGCCGAGTTTGACGAACAGTCACCACACCCGGTGATTCATTTGATGCCCGATCAGCATGCCGTCAGCAACAAGGGCGGAACGATGCGACTGGGATCGTATGTCTGCAAGCTCGGCGAGGGGACGCTGGCCCAGAAAATGTACGGTGTGAGCGAGGTCCGTGAACGCCACCGCCATCGCTATGAATTCAACAACGCCTATCGCGAACAGCTGACCGCAAAGGGGCTGGTCTTGAGCGGAGTGTCTCCTGACGGCCGGCTGGTTGAAATCATCGAGTTGAAGAATCATCCCTGGTTTTTGGGTACTCAATTTCATCCTGAATACAGTTCCCGTCCGCACCGCCCGCATCCCCTATTTAGTGGCTTTGTGGGGGCGGCGGTGCGCAAGAAACTCGGGCATTGA
- the kdsA gene encoding 3-deoxy-8-phosphooctulonate synthase: MTHLVDIGPFKVGQGQQPFLIAGPCVIENEQLVMDTAGRVAEITKSLGIPYIFKSSFDKANRTSITSFRGPGIEKGLAILKKVKDQFTLPVLTDVHTEEQATEAGKVVDVLQIPAFLCRQTDLLIAAAKTGAVVNVKKGQFLSPTEMGNAVKKIEECGNRRIVLTERGSSFGYNNLVVDMRSFPILRSFGYPVVFDATHSVQLPGGGGTKSSGQREFVEPLACAAAGAGVDGFFMEVHPDPDAALSDGPNMVPLHQLKSLLERVLRICDAAKPKT, translated from the coding sequence ATGACACACCTCGTTGATATCGGCCCGTTCAAAGTCGGTCAAGGGCAGCAGCCGTTTCTCATTGCCGGCCCCTGCGTGATCGAGAATGAGCAGCTGGTCATGGACACGGCGGGCCGTGTTGCAGAGATCACCAAGTCGTTGGGAATTCCATACATCTTCAAGTCGTCATTCGATAAGGCCAACCGGACATCCATCACGTCGTTTCGCGGGCCCGGCATCGAAAAGGGCCTGGCGATACTCAAGAAAGTGAAGGACCAATTCACGCTTCCGGTTCTGACCGACGTCCACACGGAAGAACAGGCGACGGAAGCCGGGAAGGTTGTGGATGTGCTGCAAATTCCGGCCTTTCTCTGTCGGCAGACGGATTTGCTGATCGCCGCCGCCAAGACCGGAGCGGTCGTGAACGTGAAAAAGGGCCAGTTTCTCTCGCCAACCGAGATGGGCAATGCCGTCAAGAAAATAGAGGAGTGCGGCAACCGGCGGATCGTGCTGACGGAACGCGGCTCATCGTTCGGCTACAACAATCTCGTCGTGGATATGCGGTCCTTCCCTATCCTGAGGAGCTTCGGGTATCCTGTGGTCTTCGATGCGACTCACAGTGTGCAGCTGCCGGGCGGAGGAGGGACGAAGTCCAGCGGCCAGCGTGAATTTGTCGAGCCATTGGCCTGTGCGGCGGCCGGAGCGGGTGTGGACGGATTCTTCATGGAAGTCCATCCAGATCCGGATGCAGCTCTGTCGGACGGGCCGAATATGGTACCGTTGCATCAATTGAAGTCCTTGTTGGAGCGGGTCCTGCGTATATGCGACGCGGCAAAGCCAAAAACGTGA
- a CDS encoding KpsF/GutQ family sugar-phosphate isomerase, with protein sequence MLGSLADGRRVLEIEARAVQSLIDRLDAKFAKAVDVLVQCKGKVVVSGMGKSGLIGQKIAATLASTGTSSFFLHPAEGVHGDLGMLARRDALVAISNSGETQELLQLLPYVKRLGIPVIALTGRMNSTLAKNADVALDVSVQEEACPMGLAPTASTTATLALGDALAIALLQKREFKEEDFARFHPGGTLGRRLLVKVKDLMHTESEVPMVQASVGGMAAMLEMTAKKLGMTTVVDQEGALVGVITDGDLRRFIQRGTDLVNTTARELATQDPKAIGPDELAAKAVEMMERFSITTLVVTEDGRTIRGVIHLHDLLKNGIV encoded by the coding sequence ATGCTCGGCAGTCTTGCTGACGGCCGGCGCGTGCTGGAAATCGAAGCTCGGGCCGTCCAGTCGCTGATTGATCGGCTGGACGCCAAGTTTGCCAAAGCGGTGGATGTGCTCGTTCAGTGCAAGGGGAAGGTTGTGGTGTCTGGTATGGGGAAGTCGGGCCTCATCGGACAGAAAATTGCCGCGACGCTCGCCAGCACCGGCACTTCGTCGTTCTTTCTGCATCCCGCCGAAGGGGTGCACGGCGATCTCGGCATGTTGGCCAGACGGGATGCGCTGGTCGCGATTTCCAACAGCGGCGAGACGCAAGAATTGCTTCAATTGCTTCCCTATGTGAAACGTCTGGGCATTCCGGTGATCGCGCTCACCGGCCGGATGAATTCGACGTTGGCGAAAAATGCCGATGTTGCGCTCGATGTCTCGGTGCAAGAAGAGGCATGTCCCATGGGATTGGCCCCGACTGCTAGCACGACGGCCACGCTGGCCTTGGGCGACGCGTTGGCGATTGCGCTGCTGCAGAAACGCGAATTCAAGGAAGAAGACTTTGCGCGGTTCCATCCCGGCGGCACATTGGGACGGCGGTTGTTGGTGAAGGTGAAAGACCTCATGCATACCGAATCGGAGGTTCCGATGGTTCAAGCCTCGGTCGGTGGCATGGCGGCCATGCTGGAAATGACGGCGAAAAAGCTCGGCATGACGACAGTGGTTGATCAGGAGGGAGCGCTGGTCGGCGTGATTACGGATGGCGACCTGCGGCGGTTCATCCAACGTGGGACCGATTTGGTGAACACGACGGCGAGAGAGTTGGCCACGCAGGACCCCAAAGCCATCGGACCCGATGAACTGGCGGCCAAAGCCGTCGAGATGATGGAACGCTTTTCGATTACGACGCTGGTGGTGACGGAAGATGGTCGAACTATCCGTGGTGTGATTCATTTGCATGATTTACTGAAGAACGGGATAGTATAA